In Populus alba chromosome 1, ASM523922v2, whole genome shotgun sequence, a single window of DNA contains:
- the LOC118056816 gene encoding uncharacterized protein isoform X3 — protein sequence MDPSAVDDYNKCLPQSDGETDLVSEKRQMENVESEELAAKRAKNGVGEIRKVAEIVLVLSAMAGMRGGKNPTEAEVRLMEEAREKLVEICQDLSPKDLVARDSIGTVIEDLGLNFKLKDQRLGFRGSRLSIKEKLSLSKRKMEESKKFAAPSATYTTQITQPSFGAMPESHGPSNSFRVLPSDKPSNVSVSSGVFPASLPGHVSAATPASPTLQPLTTEVKISTVSGGLPSSQLGRDLSSVAFSKVEKAQFKVEGGSNGASYAPQVPANASANHSVVNAPSWSMQPHSASSGKSAPENNMPNHNSAKVEGAADLGRTRATQAARDQTFRPFTPQTPPANLPSIHPSMQGMEYVQPPSFINNHNEIAKIVQKLLQPKLPEYPTWIPPSREYMTTAMTCQICKLTVNEVETVVLCDACESGFHIKCREAINQKGIPRGEWHCRNCMALSNGKPLPPKYGRVMRSATPPKGPSNPSGSHSSSEKKAENVDLKVNQQKITNDVQNAGSGSVNNVESASDSRISGEREMPRNGIISSGKDADQSTCSFPNNSTERSTQQDQVFESPAQEKSSLSESSEKISNKCEDSEPMHISQDIIQTEQSNFPKAPLTPHQDHSIMEESASVRGNTDCSSRFEVKKSEQDIVHANPVGSSVPNNRVGKHPGLSSSGIHSVEWIGNEIKVADGKTFYKSCCTDGVSYKVQDHALFHSSNGKLTPSKLQAMWEEIETGSKWVLVSQCFFPGDLPAAVGHPCAPESNEVYESNHESSVMASLIEGPCEVLPPNKFKEMSERQNQLATEANNGSAPVFICKNEGEK from the exons ATGGATCCATCGGCGGTAGATGATTATAATAAATGTCTCCCGCAATCGGACGGTGAAACTGATTTGGTTAGCGAGAAGAGACAAATGGAGAACGTAGAGAGCGAAGAATTGGCGGCTAAACGAGCTAAAAATGGCGTTGGTGAGATACGGAAAGTGGCGGAGATAGTTCTGGTGCTATCTGCAATGGCGGGGATGAGAGGAGGGAAGAATCCGACGGAGGCGGAGGTGAGATTGATGGAGGAAGCGAGGGAAAAATTGGTAGAGATTTGTCAAGATTTGTCGCCTAAGGATTTAGTGGCTAGAGACTCAATTGGGACTGTTATTGAGGATTTAGGGCTTAATTTTAAGCTTAAAGATCAACGGTTAGGGTTTCGAGGATCTAGGCTGTCCATTAAGGAGAAGCTCTCCCTTTCAAAGAGGAAG ATGGAAGAGTCCAAGAAATTTGCTGCACCTTCAGCTACATACACAACTCAAATTACGCAACCGAGCTTTGGTGCTATGCCTGAAAGCCATGGGCCATCAAATTCTTTTCGCGTGCTTCCTTCAGATAAACCAAGTAATGTATCAGTATCTTCTGGAGTCTTTCCAGCTTCTTTGCCTGGTCATGTTTCAGCAGCAACCCCAGCATCCCCAACACTTCAACCACTCACTACTGAAGTGAAAATATCTACTGTTTCCGGTGGGTTACCTAGCAGTCAATTAGGAAGGGATTTGTCTTCTGTAGCATTTTCTAAAGTTGAAAAAGCACAGTTTAAAGTGGAAGGGGGGTCAAATGGGGCATCTTATGCTCCTCAAGTACCAG CAAATGCTTCTGCAAATCATTCAGTGGTTAATGCTCCAAGTTGGTCTATGCAACCGCATTCTGCATCCTCAGGTAAATCTGCACCGGAAAACAATATGCCAAATCATAATTCTGCCAAGGTTGAGGGAGCTGCTGACTTGGGTCGGACTCGTGCAACTCAAGCAGCAAGAGATCAAACATTCAGACCATTTACACCTCAAACTCCACCTGCAAATTTGCCAAGCATACACCCGTCTATGCAAGGCATGGAGTATGTTCAACCTCCATCGTTTATCAACAATCACAATGAAATTGCTAAAATTGTTCAGAAGTTATTACAGCCAAAGCTTCCTGAATATCCCACATGGATTCCCCCTTCGAGAGAATATATGACTACAGCAATGACTTGCCAAATATGCAAACTTACTGTCAATGAGGTGGAAACTGTTGTTCTTTGTGATGCTTGTGAGAGTGGATTTCACATAAAATGTCGAGAAGCAATTAATCAGAAAGGAATTCCTAGAGGTGAGTGGCACTGCAGGAATTGCATGGCATTAAGCAATGGGAAGCCTTTGCCCCCTAAATATGGCCGTGTCATGAGAAGTGCAACACCACCAAAAGGGCCTTCTAATCCATCTGGAAGTCATTCATCATCAGAGAAGAAAGCTGAAAATGTAGACCTAAAGGTCAATCAACAAAAGATTACAAATGATGTTCAAAATGCTGGATCTGGTTCTGTCAACAATGTTGAATCAGCATCTGATTCAAGGATTTCTGGTGAAAGAGAAATGCCAAGAAATGGTATCATATCAAGTGGAAAGGATGCAGATCAGAGTACATGTAGTTTCCCCAACAACTCCACTGAAAGATCTACACAACAAGATCAAGTTTTTGAATCACCTGCACAGGAAAAGAGTTCACTTTCTGAATCATCTGAAAAAATCAGCAACAAGTGTGAAGATTCCGAACCCATGCATATCTCACAAGACATTATCCAAACAGAACAATCAAATTTTCCCAAAGCTCCTTTGACACCTCATCAGGATCATTCAATCATGGAAGAGTCAGCTAGTGTAAGAGGAAATACTGATTGTTCTTCTAGATTTGAGGTCAAGAAAAGTGAGCAAGATATTGTGCATGCAAATCCTGTGGGAAGTTCTGTACCTAATAATAGGGTTGGAAAGCATCCTGGCTTGTCTTCCAGTGGCATTCATAGTGTGGAATGGATTGGTAATGAAATTAAGGTTGCTGATGGAAAAACTTTTTACAAGTCCTGTTGCACTGATGGAGTATCGTATAAAGTGCAGGATCATGCCCTTTTTCATTCCAGCAATGGCAAATTAACACCCTCTAAACTTCAG GCCATGTGGGAGGAAATTGAAACTGGATCAAAGTGGGTTCTTGTTAGTCAGTGCTTCTTTCCTGGTGACTTGCCTGCGGCTGTAGGCCACCCATGTGCCCCTGAAAGTAATGAG GTCTATGAATCAAATCATGAAAGCAGTGTGATGGCTAGCTTGATTGAAGGCCCATGTGAAGTTCTTCCTCCTAACAAGTTCAAGGAAATGAGTGAAAGACAGAACCAGTTAGCAACCGAGGCAAATAATGGATCGGCACCTGTTTTCATATGCAA AAATGAAGGAGAGAAATGA
- the LOC118056816 gene encoding uncharacterized protein isoform X1 produces MDPSAVDDYNKCLPQSDGETDLVSEKRQMENVESEELAAKRAKNGVGEIRKVAEIVLVLSAMAGMRGGKNPTEAEVRLMEEAREKLVEICQDLSPKDLVARDSIGTVIEDLGLNFKLKDQRLGFRGSRLSIKEKLSLSKRKMEESKKFAAPSATYTTQITQPSFGAMPESHGPSNSFRVLPSDKPSNVSVSSGVFPASLPGHVSAATPASPTLQPLTTEVKISTVSGGLPSSQLGRDLSSVAFSKVEKAQFKVEGGSNGASYAPQVPANASANHSVVNAPSWSMQPHSASSGKSAPENNMPNHNSAKVEGAADLGRTRATQAARDQTFRPFTPQTPPANLPSIHPSMQGMEYVQPPSFINNHNEIAKIVQKLLQPKLPEYPTWIPPSREYMTTAMTCQICKLTVNEVETVVLCDACESGFHIKCREAINQKGIPRGEWHCRNCMALSNGKPLPPKYGRVMRSATPPKGPSNPSGSHSSSEKKAENVDLKVNQQKITNDVQNAGSGSVNNVESASDSRISGEREMPRNGIISSGKDADQSTCSFPNNSTERSTQQDQVFESPAQEKSSLSESSEKISNKCEDSEPMHISQDIIQTEQSNFPKAPLTPHQDHSIMEESASVRGNTDCSSRFEVKKSEQDIVHANPVGSSVPNNRVGKHPGLSSSGIHSVEWIGNEIKVADGKTFYKSCCTDGVSYKVQDHALFHSSNGKLTPSKLQAMWEEIETGSKWVLVSQCFFPGDLPAAVGHPCAPESNEVYESNHESSVMASLIEGPCEVLPPNKFKEMSERQNQLATEANNGSAPVFICKWFYDELKGNFQPVFH; encoded by the exons ATGGATCCATCGGCGGTAGATGATTATAATAAATGTCTCCCGCAATCGGACGGTGAAACTGATTTGGTTAGCGAGAAGAGACAAATGGAGAACGTAGAGAGCGAAGAATTGGCGGCTAAACGAGCTAAAAATGGCGTTGGTGAGATACGGAAAGTGGCGGAGATAGTTCTGGTGCTATCTGCAATGGCGGGGATGAGAGGAGGGAAGAATCCGACGGAGGCGGAGGTGAGATTGATGGAGGAAGCGAGGGAAAAATTGGTAGAGATTTGTCAAGATTTGTCGCCTAAGGATTTAGTGGCTAGAGACTCAATTGGGACTGTTATTGAGGATTTAGGGCTTAATTTTAAGCTTAAAGATCAACGGTTAGGGTTTCGAGGATCTAGGCTGTCCATTAAGGAGAAGCTCTCCCTTTCAAAGAGGAAG ATGGAAGAGTCCAAGAAATTTGCTGCACCTTCAGCTACATACACAACTCAAATTACGCAACCGAGCTTTGGTGCTATGCCTGAAAGCCATGGGCCATCAAATTCTTTTCGCGTGCTTCCTTCAGATAAACCAAGTAATGTATCAGTATCTTCTGGAGTCTTTCCAGCTTCTTTGCCTGGTCATGTTTCAGCAGCAACCCCAGCATCCCCAACACTTCAACCACTCACTACTGAAGTGAAAATATCTACTGTTTCCGGTGGGTTACCTAGCAGTCAATTAGGAAGGGATTTGTCTTCTGTAGCATTTTCTAAAGTTGAAAAAGCACAGTTTAAAGTGGAAGGGGGGTCAAATGGGGCATCTTATGCTCCTCAAGTACCAG CAAATGCTTCTGCAAATCATTCAGTGGTTAATGCTCCAAGTTGGTCTATGCAACCGCATTCTGCATCCTCAGGTAAATCTGCACCGGAAAACAATATGCCAAATCATAATTCTGCCAAGGTTGAGGGAGCTGCTGACTTGGGTCGGACTCGTGCAACTCAAGCAGCAAGAGATCAAACATTCAGACCATTTACACCTCAAACTCCACCTGCAAATTTGCCAAGCATACACCCGTCTATGCAAGGCATGGAGTATGTTCAACCTCCATCGTTTATCAACAATCACAATGAAATTGCTAAAATTGTTCAGAAGTTATTACAGCCAAAGCTTCCTGAATATCCCACATGGATTCCCCCTTCGAGAGAATATATGACTACAGCAATGACTTGCCAAATATGCAAACTTACTGTCAATGAGGTGGAAACTGTTGTTCTTTGTGATGCTTGTGAGAGTGGATTTCACATAAAATGTCGAGAAGCAATTAATCAGAAAGGAATTCCTAGAGGTGAGTGGCACTGCAGGAATTGCATGGCATTAAGCAATGGGAAGCCTTTGCCCCCTAAATATGGCCGTGTCATGAGAAGTGCAACACCACCAAAAGGGCCTTCTAATCCATCTGGAAGTCATTCATCATCAGAGAAGAAAGCTGAAAATGTAGACCTAAAGGTCAATCAACAAAAGATTACAAATGATGTTCAAAATGCTGGATCTGGTTCTGTCAACAATGTTGAATCAGCATCTGATTCAAGGATTTCTGGTGAAAGAGAAATGCCAAGAAATGGTATCATATCAAGTGGAAAGGATGCAGATCAGAGTACATGTAGTTTCCCCAACAACTCCACTGAAAGATCTACACAACAAGATCAAGTTTTTGAATCACCTGCACAGGAAAAGAGTTCACTTTCTGAATCATCTGAAAAAATCAGCAACAAGTGTGAAGATTCCGAACCCATGCATATCTCACAAGACATTATCCAAACAGAACAATCAAATTTTCCCAAAGCTCCTTTGACACCTCATCAGGATCATTCAATCATGGAAGAGTCAGCTAGTGTAAGAGGAAATACTGATTGTTCTTCTAGATTTGAGGTCAAGAAAAGTGAGCAAGATATTGTGCATGCAAATCCTGTGGGAAGTTCTGTACCTAATAATAGGGTTGGAAAGCATCCTGGCTTGTCTTCCAGTGGCATTCATAGTGTGGAATGGATTGGTAATGAAATTAAGGTTGCTGATGGAAAAACTTTTTACAAGTCCTGTTGCACTGATGGAGTATCGTATAAAGTGCAGGATCATGCCCTTTTTCATTCCAGCAATGGCAAATTAACACCCTCTAAACTTCAG GCCATGTGGGAGGAAATTGAAACTGGATCAAAGTGGGTTCTTGTTAGTCAGTGCTTCTTTCCTGGTGACTTGCCTGCGGCTGTAGGCCACCCATGTGCCCCTGAAAGTAATGAG GTCTATGAATCAAATCATGAAAGCAGTGTGATGGCTAGCTTGATTGAAGGCCCATGTGAAGTTCTTCCTCCTAACAAGTTCAAGGAAATGAGTGAAAGACAGAACCAGTTAGCAACCGAGGCAAATAATGGATCGGCACCTGTTTTCATATGCAA ATGGTTTTATGATGAATTGAAAGGGAATTTTCAACCTGTTTTCCATTGA
- the LOC118056816 gene encoding uncharacterized protein isoform X2, with product MDPSAVDDYNKCLPQSDGETDLVSEKRQMENVESEELAAKRAKNGVGEIRKVAEIVLVLSAMAGMRGGKNPTEAEVRLMEEAREKLVEICQDLSPKDLVARDSIGTVIEDLGLNFKLKDQRLGFRGSRLSIKEKLSLSKRKMEESKKFAAPSATYTTQITQPSFGAMPESHGPSNSFRVLPSDKPSNVSVSSGVFPASLPGHVSAATPASPTLQPLTTEVKISTVSGGLPSSQLGRDLSSVAFSKVEKAQFKVEGGSNGASYAPQVPVVNAPSWSMQPHSASSGKSAPENNMPNHNSAKVEGAADLGRTRATQAARDQTFRPFTPQTPPANLPSIHPSMQGMEYVQPPSFINNHNEIAKIVQKLLQPKLPEYPTWIPPSREYMTTAMTCQICKLTVNEVETVVLCDACESGFHIKCREAINQKGIPRGEWHCRNCMALSNGKPLPPKYGRVMRSATPPKGPSNPSGSHSSSEKKAENVDLKVNQQKITNDVQNAGSGSVNNVESASDSRISGEREMPRNGIISSGKDADQSTCSFPNNSTERSTQQDQVFESPAQEKSSLSESSEKISNKCEDSEPMHISQDIIQTEQSNFPKAPLTPHQDHSIMEESASVRGNTDCSSRFEVKKSEQDIVHANPVGSSVPNNRVGKHPGLSSSGIHSVEWIGNEIKVADGKTFYKSCCTDGVSYKVQDHALFHSSNGKLTPSKLQAMWEEIETGSKWVLVSQCFFPGDLPAAVGHPCAPESNEVYESNHESSVMASLIEGPCEVLPPNKFKEMSERQNQLATEANNGSAPVFICKWFYDELKGNFQPVFH from the exons ATGGATCCATCGGCGGTAGATGATTATAATAAATGTCTCCCGCAATCGGACGGTGAAACTGATTTGGTTAGCGAGAAGAGACAAATGGAGAACGTAGAGAGCGAAGAATTGGCGGCTAAACGAGCTAAAAATGGCGTTGGTGAGATACGGAAAGTGGCGGAGATAGTTCTGGTGCTATCTGCAATGGCGGGGATGAGAGGAGGGAAGAATCCGACGGAGGCGGAGGTGAGATTGATGGAGGAAGCGAGGGAAAAATTGGTAGAGATTTGTCAAGATTTGTCGCCTAAGGATTTAGTGGCTAGAGACTCAATTGGGACTGTTATTGAGGATTTAGGGCTTAATTTTAAGCTTAAAGATCAACGGTTAGGGTTTCGAGGATCTAGGCTGTCCATTAAGGAGAAGCTCTCCCTTTCAAAGAGGAAG ATGGAAGAGTCCAAGAAATTTGCTGCACCTTCAGCTACATACACAACTCAAATTACGCAACCGAGCTTTGGTGCTATGCCTGAAAGCCATGGGCCATCAAATTCTTTTCGCGTGCTTCCTTCAGATAAACCAAGTAATGTATCAGTATCTTCTGGAGTCTTTCCAGCTTCTTTGCCTGGTCATGTTTCAGCAGCAACCCCAGCATCCCCAACACTTCAACCACTCACTACTGAAGTGAAAATATCTACTGTTTCCGGTGGGTTACCTAGCAGTCAATTAGGAAGGGATTTGTCTTCTGTAGCATTTTCTAAAGTTGAAAAAGCACAGTTTAAAGTGGAAGGGGGGTCAAATGGGGCATCTTATGCTCCTCAAGTACCAG TGGTTAATGCTCCAAGTTGGTCTATGCAACCGCATTCTGCATCCTCAGGTAAATCTGCACCGGAAAACAATATGCCAAATCATAATTCTGCCAAGGTTGAGGGAGCTGCTGACTTGGGTCGGACTCGTGCAACTCAAGCAGCAAGAGATCAAACATTCAGACCATTTACACCTCAAACTCCACCTGCAAATTTGCCAAGCATACACCCGTCTATGCAAGGCATGGAGTATGTTCAACCTCCATCGTTTATCAACAATCACAATGAAATTGCTAAAATTGTTCAGAAGTTATTACAGCCAAAGCTTCCTGAATATCCCACATGGATTCCCCCTTCGAGAGAATATATGACTACAGCAATGACTTGCCAAATATGCAAACTTACTGTCAATGAGGTGGAAACTGTTGTTCTTTGTGATGCTTGTGAGAGTGGATTTCACATAAAATGTCGAGAAGCAATTAATCAGAAAGGAATTCCTAGAGGTGAGTGGCACTGCAGGAATTGCATGGCATTAAGCAATGGGAAGCCTTTGCCCCCTAAATATGGCCGTGTCATGAGAAGTGCAACACCACCAAAAGGGCCTTCTAATCCATCTGGAAGTCATTCATCATCAGAGAAGAAAGCTGAAAATGTAGACCTAAAGGTCAATCAACAAAAGATTACAAATGATGTTCAAAATGCTGGATCTGGTTCTGTCAACAATGTTGAATCAGCATCTGATTCAAGGATTTCTGGTGAAAGAGAAATGCCAAGAAATGGTATCATATCAAGTGGAAAGGATGCAGATCAGAGTACATGTAGTTTCCCCAACAACTCCACTGAAAGATCTACACAACAAGATCAAGTTTTTGAATCACCTGCACAGGAAAAGAGTTCACTTTCTGAATCATCTGAAAAAATCAGCAACAAGTGTGAAGATTCCGAACCCATGCATATCTCACAAGACATTATCCAAACAGAACAATCAAATTTTCCCAAAGCTCCTTTGACACCTCATCAGGATCATTCAATCATGGAAGAGTCAGCTAGTGTAAGAGGAAATACTGATTGTTCTTCTAGATTTGAGGTCAAGAAAAGTGAGCAAGATATTGTGCATGCAAATCCTGTGGGAAGTTCTGTACCTAATAATAGGGTTGGAAAGCATCCTGGCTTGTCTTCCAGTGGCATTCATAGTGTGGAATGGATTGGTAATGAAATTAAGGTTGCTGATGGAAAAACTTTTTACAAGTCCTGTTGCACTGATGGAGTATCGTATAAAGTGCAGGATCATGCCCTTTTTCATTCCAGCAATGGCAAATTAACACCCTCTAAACTTCAG GCCATGTGGGAGGAAATTGAAACTGGATCAAAGTGGGTTCTTGTTAGTCAGTGCTTCTTTCCTGGTGACTTGCCTGCGGCTGTAGGCCACCCATGTGCCCCTGAAAGTAATGAG GTCTATGAATCAAATCATGAAAGCAGTGTGATGGCTAGCTTGATTGAAGGCCCATGTGAAGTTCTTCCTCCTAACAAGTTCAAGGAAATGAGTGAAAGACAGAACCAGTTAGCAACCGAGGCAAATAATGGATCGGCACCTGTTTTCATATGCAA ATGGTTTTATGATGAATTGAAAGGGAATTTTCAACCTGTTTTCCATTGA
- the LOC118056816 gene encoding uncharacterized protein isoform X4: MDPSAVDDYNKCLPQSDGETDLVSEKRQMENVESEELAAKRAKNGVGEIRKVAEIVLVLSAMAGMRGGKNPTEAEVRLMEEAREKLVEICQDLSPKDLVARDSIGTVIEDLGLNFKLKDQRLGFRGSRLSIKEKLSLSKRKMEESKKFAAPSATYTTQITQPSFGAMPESHGPSNSFRVLPSDKPSNVSVSSGVFPASLPGHVSAATPASPTLQPLTTEVKISTVSGGLPSSQLGRDLSSVAFSKVEKAQFKVEGGSNGASYAPQVPGKSAPENNMPNHNSAKVEGAADLGRTRATQAARDQTFRPFTPQTPPANLPSIHPSMQGMEYVQPPSFINNHNEIAKIVQKLLQPKLPEYPTWIPPSREYMTTAMTCQICKLTVNEVETVVLCDACESGFHIKCREAINQKGIPRGEWHCRNCMALSNGKPLPPKYGRVMRSATPPKGPSNPSGSHSSSEKKAENVDLKVNQQKITNDVQNAGSGSVNNVESASDSRISGEREMPRNGIISSGKDADQSTCSFPNNSTERSTQQDQVFESPAQEKSSLSESSEKISNKCEDSEPMHISQDIIQTEQSNFPKAPLTPHQDHSIMEESASVRGNTDCSSRFEVKKSEQDIVHANPVGSSVPNNRVGKHPGLSSSGIHSVEWIGNEIKVADGKTFYKSCCTDGVSYKVQDHALFHSSNGKLTPSKLQAMWEEIETGSKWVLVSQCFFPGDLPAAVGHPCAPESNEVYESNHESSVMASLIEGPCEVLPPNKFKEMSERQNQLATEANNGSAPVFICKWFYDELKGNFQPVFH; encoded by the exons ATGGATCCATCGGCGGTAGATGATTATAATAAATGTCTCCCGCAATCGGACGGTGAAACTGATTTGGTTAGCGAGAAGAGACAAATGGAGAACGTAGAGAGCGAAGAATTGGCGGCTAAACGAGCTAAAAATGGCGTTGGTGAGATACGGAAAGTGGCGGAGATAGTTCTGGTGCTATCTGCAATGGCGGGGATGAGAGGAGGGAAGAATCCGACGGAGGCGGAGGTGAGATTGATGGAGGAAGCGAGGGAAAAATTGGTAGAGATTTGTCAAGATTTGTCGCCTAAGGATTTAGTGGCTAGAGACTCAATTGGGACTGTTATTGAGGATTTAGGGCTTAATTTTAAGCTTAAAGATCAACGGTTAGGGTTTCGAGGATCTAGGCTGTCCATTAAGGAGAAGCTCTCCCTTTCAAAGAGGAAG ATGGAAGAGTCCAAGAAATTTGCTGCACCTTCAGCTACATACACAACTCAAATTACGCAACCGAGCTTTGGTGCTATGCCTGAAAGCCATGGGCCATCAAATTCTTTTCGCGTGCTTCCTTCAGATAAACCAAGTAATGTATCAGTATCTTCTGGAGTCTTTCCAGCTTCTTTGCCTGGTCATGTTTCAGCAGCAACCCCAGCATCCCCAACACTTCAACCACTCACTACTGAAGTGAAAATATCTACTGTTTCCGGTGGGTTACCTAGCAGTCAATTAGGAAGGGATTTGTCTTCTGTAGCATTTTCTAAAGTTGAAAAAGCACAGTTTAAAGTGGAAGGGGGGTCAAATGGGGCATCTTATGCTCCTCAAGTACCAG GTAAATCTGCACCGGAAAACAATATGCCAAATCATAATTCTGCCAAGGTTGAGGGAGCTGCTGACTTGGGTCGGACTCGTGCAACTCAAGCAGCAAGAGATCAAACATTCAGACCATTTACACCTCAAACTCCACCTGCAAATTTGCCAAGCATACACCCGTCTATGCAAGGCATGGAGTATGTTCAACCTCCATCGTTTATCAACAATCACAATGAAATTGCTAAAATTGTTCAGAAGTTATTACAGCCAAAGCTTCCTGAATATCCCACATGGATTCCCCCTTCGAGAGAATATATGACTACAGCAATGACTTGCCAAATATGCAAACTTACTGTCAATGAGGTGGAAACTGTTGTTCTTTGTGATGCTTGTGAGAGTGGATTTCACATAAAATGTCGAGAAGCAATTAATCAGAAAGGAATTCCTAGAGGTGAGTGGCACTGCAGGAATTGCATGGCATTAAGCAATGGGAAGCCTTTGCCCCCTAAATATGGCCGTGTCATGAGAAGTGCAACACCACCAAAAGGGCCTTCTAATCCATCTGGAAGTCATTCATCATCAGAGAAGAAAGCTGAAAATGTAGACCTAAAGGTCAATCAACAAAAGATTACAAATGATGTTCAAAATGCTGGATCTGGTTCTGTCAACAATGTTGAATCAGCATCTGATTCAAGGATTTCTGGTGAAAGAGAAATGCCAAGAAATGGTATCATATCAAGTGGAAAGGATGCAGATCAGAGTACATGTAGTTTCCCCAACAACTCCACTGAAAGATCTACACAACAAGATCAAGTTTTTGAATCACCTGCACAGGAAAAGAGTTCACTTTCTGAATCATCTGAAAAAATCAGCAACAAGTGTGAAGATTCCGAACCCATGCATATCTCACAAGACATTATCCAAACAGAACAATCAAATTTTCCCAAAGCTCCTTTGACACCTCATCAGGATCATTCAATCATGGAAGAGTCAGCTAGTGTAAGAGGAAATACTGATTGTTCTTCTAGATTTGAGGTCAAGAAAAGTGAGCAAGATATTGTGCATGCAAATCCTGTGGGAAGTTCTGTACCTAATAATAGGGTTGGAAAGCATCCTGGCTTGTCTTCCAGTGGCATTCATAGTGTGGAATGGATTGGTAATGAAATTAAGGTTGCTGATGGAAAAACTTTTTACAAGTCCTGTTGCACTGATGGAGTATCGTATAAAGTGCAGGATCATGCCCTTTTTCATTCCAGCAATGGCAAATTAACACCCTCTAAACTTCAG GCCATGTGGGAGGAAATTGAAACTGGATCAAAGTGGGTTCTTGTTAGTCAGTGCTTCTTTCCTGGTGACTTGCCTGCGGCTGTAGGCCACCCATGTGCCCCTGAAAGTAATGAG GTCTATGAATCAAATCATGAAAGCAGTGTGATGGCTAGCTTGATTGAAGGCCCATGTGAAGTTCTTCCTCCTAACAAGTTCAAGGAAATGAGTGAAAGACAGAACCAGTTAGCAACCGAGGCAAATAATGGATCGGCACCTGTTTTCATATGCAA ATGGTTTTATGATGAATTGAAAGGGAATTTTCAACCTGTTTTCCATTGA